The Petropleomorpha daqingensis genome includes a window with the following:
- the nadD gene encoding nicotinate-nucleotide adenylyltransferase, translated as MVGGRIGVMGGTFDPIHHGHLVAASEVAGLFGLDEVVFVPTGQPWQKTDRDVAPAEDRYLMTVIATASNPRFSVSRVDIDRGGPTYTIDTLTDLKVQRPDAELFFITGADALSQILSWRDSERCFSLAHFIGVTRPGFALADAHLPEGVVSLVEVPALSISSTDCRERVARGMPVWYLVPDGVVQYIEKRSLYRQGHPARRAGDPGRPTGGRPTYDRPPPGTEEDGAGNGHPSSPPSAGPPAAEPPSPQAFEVPR; from the coding sequence GTGGTCGGCGGGCGGATCGGGGTGATGGGCGGGACGTTCGATCCCATCCATCACGGGCACCTCGTCGCCGCCAGCGAGGTCGCGGGCCTGTTCGGGCTGGACGAGGTCGTGTTCGTGCCGACCGGTCAGCCGTGGCAGAAGACCGACCGCGACGTGGCCCCCGCCGAGGACCGCTACCTCATGACGGTCATCGCGACGGCCTCCAATCCGCGCTTCTCGGTCAGCCGCGTCGACATCGACCGGGGCGGGCCGACGTACACCATCGACACGCTCACCGACCTCAAGGTGCAGCGCCCCGACGCCGAGCTGTTCTTCATCACCGGCGCCGACGCCCTCTCGCAGATCCTCAGCTGGCGTGACAGCGAGCGATGCTTCTCGCTGGCGCACTTCATCGGGGTCACCCGGCCCGGCTTCGCCCTGGCCGACGCCCACCTGCCCGAGGGCGTGGTGAGCCTGGTCGAGGTGCCGGCGCTGTCGATCAGCTCCACCGACTGCCGCGAGCGCGTCGCCCGGGGGATGCCGGTCTGGTACCTCGTGCCCGACGGCGTCGTGCAGTACATCGAGAAGCGCAGCCTGTACCGCCAGGGCCACCCCGCCCGCCGCGCCGGGGACCCCGGCCGGCCCACCGGCGGCCGCCCGACGTACGACCGGCCACCGCCGGGTACCGAGGAGGACGGCGCCGGGAACGGCCACCCGTCCTCCCCACCTTCGGCTGGACCACCGGCTGCTGAACCACCGTCCCCCCAGGCTTTCGAGGTGCCGAGATGA
- the bluB gene encoding 5,6-dimethylbenzimidazole synthase, whose product MPADLYDVISRRRDVRTQFTGEPVDEEILLRVLGAAHAAPSVGLTQPWDFVLVRNLELRRRFQQHVAEERDTFARALSGERAATFARISVEGVLQASLGVVVTYDPERGAPAVLGRHAIADTGLYSTCLAIQNLWLATTAEGLGVGWVSFYREPFLQDLLGIPEHVRPVGWLCLGPVTHLEETPDLERHGWRQRRPLEDAVHVDRYRAPEPSTAGAAVHSSPRAVEGRQAAS is encoded by the coding sequence ATGCCGGCCGATCTCTACGACGTCATCTCCCGCCGCCGCGACGTGCGCACCCAGTTCACCGGGGAACCGGTCGATGAGGAGATCCTGCTCCGCGTCCTCGGCGCCGCCCACGCGGCGCCCAGCGTCGGGCTGACCCAACCGTGGGACTTCGTGCTGGTGCGGAACCTGGAACTACGCCGTAGGTTCCAGCAGCACGTCGCGGAGGAACGGGACACCTTCGCCCGGGCCCTGAGCGGTGAGCGCGCGGCCACGTTCGCTCGCATCTCCGTCGAAGGGGTGCTCCAGGCGTCCCTCGGCGTGGTCGTCACGTACGACCCGGAGCGCGGGGCACCTGCGGTGCTGGGCCGCCACGCCATCGCCGACACCGGGCTGTACTCGACCTGCCTGGCGATCCAGAACCTGTGGCTGGCAACGACCGCGGAAGGCCTCGGCGTCGGCTGGGTCTCGTTCTACCGGGAGCCCTTCCTCCAGGACCTGCTGGGCATCCCCGAGCACGTCCGCCCGGTCGGCTGGCTGTGCCTCGGGCCGGTCACCCACCTCGAGGAGACCCCGGACCTCGAGCGGCACGGCTGGCGGCAGCGCCGTCCGCTGGAGGATGCGGTGCACGTGGACCGGTACCGCGCGCCCGAGCCGTCCACAGCGGGGGCCGCTGTCCACAGTTCGCCGCGAGCCGTCGAAGGCCGCCAAGCCGCTTCGTAG
- a CDS encoding vWA domain-containing protein, producing the protein MTAPSTTAEPGGLAGHLDGFVRAVREAGIPVGISQAVDAAEILTVVDLLDREQLRHGLAAVLLQRAAQRPAYDVLFDLWWPLGERPAASGSEGEDDDGEGTPGSTLDLPGDPGELTELMRAQLLQLLLDGDDEALRRFARQAVELLGQGQPSPSGQSFFSYRVMRALSPDTLVSQLLAGLLGGGERGGLAEQVARQTIRERLAAFRAAVEAEVRRRSAEQRGRERVAKSAVRPLADQVDFLRAQASDLAELRRTVAPLARRLAVRLSARRRHGREGRLDFRKTVRASLGTGGVPVVTHHRPRKVHKPELVVLCDVSGSVAGFSHFTLMLTQALREHFTGVRAFAFVDSTDEVTRFFRPGADVADAVARIGREADVVSFDGHSDYGNAFEVFADRWPSALGPKTSLLILGDGRTNYRRPGLPVLGDMVKRCRSAHWLNPEPRRLWGSGDSAADAYGEVVDMVECRNAAQLADFVTTL; encoded by the coding sequence ATGACGGCGCCGTCCACGACCGCTGAGCCCGGCGGGCTGGCCGGGCACCTCGACGGCTTCGTGCGCGCGGTGCGCGAGGCCGGGATCCCGGTCGGCATCAGCCAGGCGGTCGACGCGGCCGAGATCCTGACCGTGGTCGACCTGCTCGACCGCGAGCAGCTGCGGCACGGGCTGGCCGCGGTCCTGCTGCAGCGGGCCGCCCAGCGGCCCGCCTACGACGTGCTGTTCGACCTGTGGTGGCCGCTGGGGGAGCGGCCAGCGGCGTCGGGCTCCGAGGGTGAGGACGACGACGGCGAGGGCACGCCCGGCTCGACCCTGGACCTGCCCGGCGACCCCGGTGAGCTCACCGAGCTGATGCGGGCGCAGCTGCTGCAGCTGCTGCTCGACGGCGACGACGAGGCGCTGCGCCGGTTCGCCCGCCAGGCCGTGGAGCTGCTCGGGCAGGGGCAGCCGTCGCCGTCCGGGCAGTCGTTCTTCAGCTACCGGGTGATGCGGGCGCTCTCGCCGGACACGCTGGTCTCCCAGCTGCTGGCCGGGCTGCTGGGCGGCGGCGAGCGGGGCGGGCTGGCCGAGCAGGTGGCCCGGCAGACGATCCGCGAACGGCTGGCGGCGTTCCGCGCGGCGGTCGAGGCGGAGGTGCGCCGGCGCTCGGCCGAGCAGCGCGGCCGTGAGCGGGTGGCCAAGAGCGCGGTCCGGCCGCTCGCCGACCAGGTGGACTTCCTGCGGGCGCAGGCGAGCGACCTGGCCGAGCTGCGCCGGACGGTGGCTCCGCTGGCCCGGCGGCTGGCGGTGCGGCTCTCGGCGCGCCGGCGGCACGGCCGCGAGGGCCGGCTGGACTTCCGCAAGACGGTGCGCGCGTCGCTGGGCACCGGTGGCGTGCCCGTGGTGACCCACCACCGGCCGCGCAAGGTGCACAAGCCCGAGCTCGTGGTGCTCTGCGACGTCTCCGGCTCGGTGGCCGGGTTCAGCCACTTCACGCTCATGCTCACCCAGGCGCTCCGGGAGCACTTCACCGGCGTGCGGGCGTTCGCGTTCGTGGACTCGACCGACGAGGTGACCCGGTTCTTCCGCCCGGGCGCCGACGTCGCCGATGCGGTGGCGCGGATCGGGCGCGAGGCCGACGTCGTCTCCTTCGACGGGCACAGCGACTACGGCAACGCGTTCGAGGTCTTCGCCGATCGCTGGCCCTCGGCGCTCGGCCCGAAGACGTCGCTGCTGATCCTGGGCGACGGCCGCACCAACTACCGCCGTCCGGGGCTGCCGGTGCTCGGCGACATGGTCAAGCGCTGCCGGTCGGCGCACTGGCTCAACCCGGAGCCGCGGCGGCTGTGGGGCAGCGGGGACTCCGCCGCCGACGCCTACGGCGAGGTCGTCGACATGGTCGAGTGCCGCAACGCCGCGCAGCTCGCGGACTTCGTCACGACGCTCTGA
- a CDS encoding helix-hairpin-helix domain-containing protein has product MRLSSRRPDDADVIRARLRSLLDESNRAHGWVPDDEFTDDVDAPEAEPPDPDPDRAVLPAGLGRHRAPGPAVRLDPGRRGARSLWMVGLLAALLLAGWTWLDRPRVEPVDDPGPAAPTASDTSAPATPSVGEVADTASTVVVSVVGLVARPGLVTLPSGSRVADAIEATGGLLPGADPASVNLAALVADGQQIAVGVPGAAGDPSAAPGTAQGGPVNLNTATASDLDALPGIGPVLAQRIVTYREQQGRFTSVEQLDDVPGIGPSIYDQLKTLVTV; this is encoded by the coding sequence GTGCGCCTCTCCTCCCGCCGCCCCGACGACGCCGACGTGATCCGCGCGCGCCTGCGCTCGCTCCTGGACGAGAGCAACCGGGCGCACGGCTGGGTCCCGGACGACGAGTTCACCGACGACGTCGACGCGCCGGAGGCGGAGCCTCCCGATCCCGACCCGGATCGCGCGGTGCTTCCTGCGGGTCTGGGCCGGCACCGCGCCCCGGGGCCGGCGGTCCGGCTGGACCCCGGCCGCCGCGGCGCCCGCTCGCTCTGGATGGTCGGCCTGCTCGCCGCGCTGCTGCTGGCGGGCTGGACGTGGCTGGACCGCCCGCGGGTCGAGCCGGTCGACGATCCGGGCCCGGCCGCGCCGACCGCATCGGACACCTCCGCGCCGGCCACGCCGTCGGTCGGTGAGGTCGCGGACACGGCGAGCACCGTGGTCGTCTCGGTCGTGGGCCTGGTCGCCCGGCCCGGTCTGGTCACCCTGCCCTCGGGGTCCCGGGTGGCCGACGCGATCGAGGCGACCGGCGGGCTGCTGCCCGGGGCCGATCCGGCCTCGGTCAACCTGGCGGCTCTCGTCGCCGACGGCCAGCAGATCGCCGTGGGGGTGCCCGGTGCGGCGGGGGACCCGTCCGCTGCGCCGGGCACGGCCCAGGGCGGGCCGGTGAACCTCAACACCGCCACGGCGTCCGATCTCGACGCACTGCCCGGCATCGGTCCCGTGCTGGCGCAGCGCATCGTGACCTACCGGGAGCAGCAGGGCCGCTTCACCTCGGTCGAGCAGCTGGACGACGTACCCGGCATCGGCCCGTCGATCTACGACCAGCTCAAGACCTTGGTGACCGTCTGA
- a CDS encoding LppX_LprAFG lipoprotein: MQLRRAVVSLLAVVLLAGCSGGGDSGTSATDLLAKAKKTLDAAESAHFVLTSDGAPSTGTLLVGGTGDIERPASFQGTLKVQTSGTTADLEVVSVGGTVYAQLPFLPTYSVIDPAQFGFGDPGALLDPDTGISQLLAKAENAKNGDEKRVDGEVVQEVTADLPGQLVADLLTSQDPSQTVKASFLIATDSGELRRAELTGPFFTAEDDGTYTLELSEFGADVSITAPPTG, from the coding sequence ATGCAGCTGCGTCGGGCCGTGGTGTCGCTGCTCGCCGTCGTCCTCCTCGCCGGGTGCAGCGGCGGCGGGGATTCCGGCACCTCGGCCACCGATCTGCTCGCCAAGGCCAAGAAGACCCTCGACGCGGCCGAGAGCGCGCACTTCGTGCTCACCAGCGACGGCGCCCCCAGCACCGGCACACTGCTGGTCGGCGGCACCGGCGACATCGAACGCCCCGCGTCGTTCCAGGGCACGCTGAAGGTGCAGACCAGCGGCACGACCGCCGACCTCGAGGTCGTCTCGGTCGGCGGCACCGTCTACGCGCAGCTGCCGTTCCTGCCGACCTACAGCGTCATCGACCCCGCCCAGTTCGGCTTCGGTGACCCGGGCGCGCTGCTCGACCCCGACACCGGCATCTCCCAGCTGCTGGCCAAGGCGGAGAACGCGAAGAACGGCGACGAGAAGCGGGTGGACGGCGAGGTCGTCCAGGAGGTGACCGCCGACCTGCCCGGCCAGCTCGTCGCCGACCTGCTCACCAGCCAGGACCCGAGCCAGACCGTCAAGGCCTCGTTCCTGATCGCCACCGACAGCGGCGAGCTGCGGCGCGCCGAGCTGACCGGCCCGTTCTTCACCGCCGAGGACGACGGGACCTACACCCTCGAGCTCAGCGAGTTCGGCGCAGATGTCTCGATCACCGCACCGCCCACCGGCTGA
- a CDS encoding MOSC domain-containing protein → MTGRVDAVCVSGDPTFRLPSRRSGIDKRPVPGRVAVHALGLDGDVQVEKRHHGGEGQAVYAYAQEDADWWERELGRDLPAGSFGENLRTSGVDLVNAVLGERWQVGTVLFEVTAWRIPCATFERFWAVPQLIKRFTVHGATGAYLRVLETGTVGAGDVVVVVSRPDHGLTVGEGFRIVTTEQARLPELVPVLHLLPAKDQPKLAQRIAARTGARA, encoded by the coding sequence GTGACCGGCCGGGTCGACGCGGTCTGCGTCTCGGGGGACCCCACCTTCCGGCTGCCCAGCCGCCGCAGCGGCATCGACAAGCGGCCGGTGCCCGGCCGGGTCGCCGTCCACGCTCTGGGTCTGGACGGCGACGTGCAGGTCGAGAAGCGGCACCACGGCGGCGAGGGCCAGGCCGTCTACGCCTACGCGCAGGAGGACGCCGACTGGTGGGAGCGCGAGCTCGGCCGCGACCTGCCCGCCGGCTCCTTCGGCGAGAACCTCCGCACCAGCGGTGTGGACCTGGTCAACGCCGTCCTCGGTGAGCGCTGGCAGGTCGGGACGGTGCTGTTCGAGGTGACCGCCTGGCGCATCCCGTGCGCCACGTTCGAGCGCTTCTGGGCCGTGCCGCAGCTGATCAAGCGGTTCACCGTGCACGGGGCGACCGGCGCGTACCTGCGCGTGCTCGAGACCGGCACGGTCGGCGCCGGCGACGTCGTCGTGGTGGTCTCCCGCCCCGACCACGGCCTCACCGTGGGGGAGGGCTTCCGGATCGTGACCACCGAGCAGGCCCGCCTGCCGGAGCTGGTGCCGGTCCTGCACCTCCTCCCGGCCAAGGACCAGCCGAAGCTGGCGCAGCGGATCGCCGCACGGACCGGCGCCCGCGCCTGA
- the rsfS gene encoding ribosome silencing factor: MTASTEARETALVAAQAAADKLATDVSIVDVSDRLAITDAFVLASAPNERQVQAIVDEVEDRLRQQGIKPVRREGVAEARWVLLDFVDVVVHVQHAEERAYYALERLWKDCPTIPFVDRDAARHAAGEDTGGRPQDPTSR, encoded by the coding sequence ATGACCGCCTCCACCGAGGCGCGTGAGACCGCGTTGGTCGCCGCTCAGGCGGCCGCCGACAAGCTCGCCACCGACGTCTCCATCGTCGACGTGAGCGACCGGCTGGCGATCACCGACGCGTTCGTGCTCGCGTCTGCGCCGAACGAGCGCCAGGTGCAGGCGATCGTCGACGAGGTCGAGGACCGGCTGCGCCAGCAGGGCATCAAGCCGGTGCGCCGCGAGGGCGTCGCCGAGGCCCGCTGGGTGCTGCTGGACTTCGTCGACGTCGTGGTGCACGTGCAGCACGCCGAGGAGCGGGCCTACTACGCGCTCGAGCGCCTGTGGAAGGACTGCCCGACGATCCCCTTCGTCGACCGCGACGCCGCCCGGCACGCGGCCGGCGAGGACACCGGCGGGCGACCCCAGGACCCGACGAGCCGGTGA
- the rpsT gene encoding 30S ribosomal protein S20, with the protein MANIKSQIKRNKTNERRRQRNVAVKSALKTAVRRFRTAADAGDAEAAASALQVASKQLDKAASKGIIHKNQAANRKSGMAKQFAGLQG; encoded by the coding sequence GTGGCGAACATCAAGTCCCAGATCAAGCGGAACAAGACCAACGAGCGGCGGCGGCAGCGCAACGTCGCGGTCAAGTCCGCCCTGAAGACGGCCGTCCGGCGCTTCCGCACCGCTGCCGACGCCGGGGACGCGGAGGCCGCGGCCTCGGCGCTGCAGGTGGCCAGCAAGCAGCTGGACAAGGCCGCCAGCAAGGGCATCATCCACAAGAACCAGGCCGCCAACCGCAAGTCGGGCATGGCCAAGCAGTTCGCCGGCCTGCAGGGCTGA
- the lepA gene encoding translation elongation factor 4 — MTTPAATDPTRIRNFCIIAHIDHGKSTLADRMLEVTGIIEARQMRAQYLDRMDIERERGITIKAQNVRLPWKVGDTEYVLDMIDTPGHVDFTYEVSRSLAACEGAVLLVDAAQGIEAQTLANLYLALENDLHIIPVLNKIDLPAAQPEKYAAEIAHIIGCGPDDVLRVSGKTGEGVPELLDRIVAEIPAPTGEAQGPARAMIFDSVYDIYRGVITYVRVVDGRISARDRIKMMSTGATHELLEIGVISPEPKPVDSLGVGEVGYFITGVKDVRQSRVGDTVTLQSHPATEPIGGYSDPKPMVYSGLYPIDGSEYPLLREALDKLLLNDAALVYEPETSAALGFGFRVGFLGLLHLEIVRERLERESGLSLISTAPNVVYRVIMEDGTEHTVTNPSDWPSGKIDKVFEPIVDATIIAPSDYTGTIMELCQSRRGSLKGMDYLSESRVELRYTLPLGEIIFDFFDALKSRTRGYASLDYHESGEQESQLVKVDILLQGEPVDAFSAIVHKDKAYSYGVMMAGKLRELIPRQQFEVPIQAAVGSRVIARETIRAIRKDVLAKCYGGDITRKRKLLEKQKEGKKRMKMVGRVEVPQEAFVAALSNSEPAKK, encoded by the coding sequence GTGACGACTCCCGCTGCCACCGATCCGACCCGGATCCGGAACTTCTGCATCATCGCCCACATCGACCACGGCAAGTCGACGCTGGCCGACCGGATGCTCGAGGTCACCGGGATCATCGAGGCACGGCAGATGCGCGCCCAGTACCTCGACCGCATGGACATCGAGCGCGAGCGCGGCATCACCATCAAGGCGCAGAACGTGCGGCTGCCCTGGAAGGTCGGGGACACCGAGTACGTCCTCGACATGATCGACACCCCGGGGCACGTCGACTTCACCTACGAGGTGAGCCGCAGCCTGGCCGCCTGCGAGGGCGCCGTCCTGCTCGTCGACGCCGCCCAGGGCATCGAGGCGCAGACGCTGGCCAACCTCTACCTGGCCCTCGAGAACGACCTGCACATCATCCCGGTGCTCAACAAGATCGACCTGCCGGCGGCGCAGCCGGAGAAGTACGCCGCGGAGATCGCGCACATCATCGGCTGCGGCCCCGACGACGTCCTGCGGGTCAGCGGCAAGACCGGCGAGGGCGTGCCCGAGCTGCTCGACCGGATCGTCGCCGAGATCCCGGCCCCGACCGGTGAGGCGCAGGGGCCCGCGCGGGCGATGATCTTCGACTCGGTCTACGACATCTACCGCGGCGTCATCACCTACGTCCGCGTCGTCGACGGCCGCATCTCCGCCCGCGACCGGATCAAGATGATGTCCACCGGCGCCACCCACGAGCTGCTCGAGATCGGTGTCATCTCCCCGGAGCCCAAGCCGGTCGACAGCCTCGGCGTCGGCGAGGTCGGCTACTTCATCACCGGCGTGAAGGACGTCCGCCAGTCCCGGGTCGGCGACACCGTCACCCTGCAGAGCCATCCGGCCACCGAGCCGATCGGCGGGTACAGCGACCCCAAGCCGATGGTCTACTCCGGCCTCTACCCGATCGACGGCAGCGAGTACCCGCTGCTGCGCGAGGCGCTGGACAAGCTGCTGCTCAACGACGCCGCCCTCGTCTACGAGCCGGAGACGAGCGCCGCCCTCGGCTTCGGCTTCCGCGTCGGCTTCCTCGGCCTGCTGCACCTGGAGATCGTCCGCGAACGACTGGAGCGCGAGAGCGGGCTGAGCCTGATCTCGACGGCGCCCAACGTCGTCTACCGGGTGATCATGGAGGACGGCACCGAGCACACCGTCACCAACCCGAGCGACTGGCCCAGCGGCAAGATCGACAAGGTCTTCGAGCCGATCGTCGACGCCACGATCATCGCCCCGAGCGACTACACCGGCACGATCATGGAGCTCTGCCAGAGCCGCCGCGGTTCGCTCAAGGGCATGGACTACCTCTCGGAGTCCCGCGTCGAGCTGCGCTACACGCTGCCGCTCGGCGAGATCATCTTCGACTTCTTCGACGCCCTGAAGTCGCGCACCCGCGGCTACGCCAGCCTCGACTACCACGAGTCCGGCGAGCAGGAGTCCCAGCTGGTCAAGGTCGACATCCTGCTGCAGGGCGAGCCGGTCGACGCGTTCAGCGCGATCGTGCACAAGGACAAGGCCTACAGCTACGGCGTGATGATGGCCGGCAAGCTGCGCGAGCTCATCCCGCGCCAGCAGTTCGAGGTGCCGATCCAGGCCGCCGTCGGCTCCCGGGTGATCGCCCGCGAGACGATCCGCGCGATCCGCAAGGACGTCCTCGCGAAGTGCTACGGCGGTGACATCACCCGCAAGCGCAAGCTGCTGGAGAAGCAGAAGGAGGGCAAGAAGCGGATGAAGATGGTCGGCCGGGTCGAGGTCCCGCAGGAGGCCTTCGTCGCCGCGCTGTCCAACTCCGAGCCCGCCAAGAAGTGA
- a CDS encoding histidine phosphatase family protein, giving the protein MSAVPSDLPVSRLVIWRHGRTEWNAAGRFQGQLDPPLDDEGRRQAALVAPLLAAGPAADHPVVVSSDLVRAVETARALTDLLGVDLRTDARLREHGLGCWEGLTRDEVAERYPEQFADWRAGRPVRGRGGEEAAHVAERALAALAELPEAPLAVVVTHGGTAGRLMEALLGLDAEHRRVLGPLGNCSWSELVCQSGHWRLVRHNVWLPQPVEGGGPAPRIAVPAGASPEEGGAAAESDADAVL; this is encoded by the coding sequence GTGAGTGCCGTCCCCTCCGACCTGCCGGTGTCCCGCCTGGTGATCTGGCGGCACGGGCGGACCGAGTGGAACGCGGCCGGCCGCTTCCAGGGCCAGCTCGACCCGCCGCTGGACGACGAAGGTCGCCGGCAGGCCGCGCTCGTGGCGCCGCTGCTCGCCGCCGGGCCGGCCGCCGACCACCCCGTCGTCGTCTCCAGCGACCTGGTCCGGGCGGTGGAGACCGCACGTGCGCTGACCGATCTGCTCGGCGTGGACCTGCGCACCGACGCCCGGCTGCGCGAGCACGGGCTCGGGTGCTGGGAGGGGCTGACCCGCGACGAGGTGGCCGAGCGCTACCCGGAGCAGTTCGCCGACTGGCGGGCCGGTCGCCCGGTGCGGGGCCGCGGTGGCGAGGAGGCGGCGCACGTGGCCGAGCGGGCCCTGGCCGCTCTCGCCGAGCTGCCGGAGGCCCCGCTGGCCGTCGTGGTGACGCACGGCGGCACGGCCGGACGGCTGATGGAGGCCCTGCTCGGGCTGGACGCCGAGCACCGGCGGGTCCTCGGTCCGCTCGGCAACTGCTCGTGGAGCGAGCTGGTGTGCCAGTCCGGGCACTGGCGGCTGGTCCGGCACAACGTGTGGCTGCCGCAGCCGGTTGAGGGCGGCGGTCCGGCGCCGCGGATCGCCGTGCCGGCCGGCGCGAGCCCGGAGGAGGGCGGCGCGGCCGCCGAGTCGGACGCCGACGCCGTCCTGTAA
- the holA gene encoding DNA polymerase III subunit delta yields MAAAPPAPTSRLRVVVGEEELLRARAVSAVRAGVLERHPDAEEHELAAAGLPVGQLADVLAPSLFGGHRLVLVSGVHEAATALVDALVGYAKDPDPDLTLVIVHFGGKRNEALLKAFTAAGAAVDDCPKITSPGDRVAFVRNEVRTFGGRITPDALAALVDAVGNDLRQLSSAASQLVSDFGGTIDADAVARFHRGQAEVSGFTVAEKVLVGDRQGAVEMLRWALERGVAHVLIADAIADGVRTAARVASLSSSNPGDLARALKMPPWKVKKAQAQSRGWSIDGLQQAIRVAADLNADVKGAAASADYALERAVRRIVEIRTETRRDRAVRGR; encoded by the coding sequence GTGGCAGCAGCACCTCCGGCACCGACCTCGCGGCTCCGGGTCGTGGTGGGGGAGGAGGAGCTGCTGCGCGCCCGCGCGGTCTCCGCCGTCCGCGCCGGGGTGCTCGAGCGCCACCCCGACGCCGAGGAGCACGAGCTCGCCGCCGCCGGCCTCCCGGTGGGTCAGCTGGCCGACGTGCTCGCGCCCTCGCTGTTCGGCGGTCACCGGCTGGTCCTGGTCAGCGGCGTGCACGAGGCCGCCACCGCCCTGGTCGACGCCCTCGTCGGGTACGCCAAGGACCCCGATCCCGACCTGACGCTGGTGATCGTGCACTTCGGCGGCAAGCGCAACGAGGCGCTGCTCAAGGCTTTCACCGCCGCCGGCGCCGCCGTCGACGACTGCCCGAAGATCACCTCGCCCGGCGACCGGGTCGCGTTCGTGCGCAACGAGGTCCGCACCTTCGGCGGCCGGATCACCCCCGACGCGCTCGCCGCGCTCGTCGATGCGGTCGGCAACGACCTGCGCCAGCTCTCCTCGGCGGCCAGCCAGCTCGTCTCCGACTTCGGCGGCACCATCGACGCCGACGCGGTGGCCCGGTTCCACCGCGGCCAGGCCGAGGTGAGCGGGTTCACCGTGGCCGAGAAGGTGCTGGTCGGCGACCGTCAGGGCGCGGTGGAGATGCTGCGCTGGGCCCTGGAGCGCGGCGTCGCGCACGTGCTCATCGCCGACGCGATCGCCGACGGTGTGCGTACCGCGGCGCGGGTGGCCAGCCTGTCCAGCAGCAACCCCGGCGACCTGGCCCGCGCGCTGAAGATGCCGCCGTGGAAGGTCAAGAAGGCGCAGGCCCAGTCACGCGGCTGGAGCATCGATGGCCTGCAGCAGGCCATCCGTGTTGCCGCCGACCTCAACGCCGACGTCAAGGGCGCCGCGGCCAGCGCCGACTACGCCCTGGAGCGCGCCGTCCGCCGGATCGTCGAGATCCGCACGGAGACCCGCCGCGACCGCGCCGTCCGGGGCCGGTAG
- a CDS encoding DegV family protein, with protein sequence MSVAVVTDSTAYLPEALVEQYGIEVVPLYVVLPGRSGREGRDIGPAEVAAALATRGAQVSTSRPTTGDFVAAYRRCLAGGAERIVSVHLSAELSGTWDAARLAAAQIGEHIVTVIDSRATAMATGFAVLAAVRAAAEGADAAAVAEAARKTAESTSTLFVVDTLEHLRRGGRIGAAAAILGSALAVKPVLHVVEGKVVPLEKVRTSARAFHRLVQRTVETAGDGPASVAVHHLAAPERAERLAEELREQLPKLRELYVSELGAAIGAHVGPGAVGVVVVPAPDEGALLEVPEPPEE encoded by the coding sequence GTGTCCGTCGCCGTCGTCACCGATTCGACGGCATATCTGCCCGAAGCGCTGGTCGAGCAGTACGGCATCGAGGTGGTGCCGCTCTACGTCGTGCTGCCGGGCCGCTCGGGGCGTGAGGGTCGAGACATCGGGCCCGCGGAGGTCGCCGCGGCCCTGGCGACGCGCGGTGCTCAGGTGTCCACGTCGCGTCCCACGACCGGCGACTTCGTCGCCGCCTACCGCCGCTGCCTGGCCGGCGGCGCCGAGCGGATCGTCTCGGTGCACCTGTCCGCGGAGCTCTCCGGCACCTGGGACGCCGCCCGGCTGGCCGCCGCGCAGATCGGCGAGCACATCGTCACGGTGATCGACTCGCGGGCCACCGCGATGGCGACCGGGTTCGCCGTCCTCGCCGCCGTCCGGGCCGCCGCAGAGGGCGCGGACGCCGCGGCGGTCGCCGAGGCCGCACGGAAGACCGCGGAGTCGACCAGCACGCTCTTCGTCGTCGACACCCTCGAGCACCTGCGCCGGGGTGGGCGGATCGGCGCCGCCGCGGCCATCCTCGGGTCGGCGCTCGCGGTCAAGCCGGTGCTGCACGTCGTCGAGGGCAAGGTCGTCCCGCTGGAGAAGGTCCGCACCTCGGCGCGGGCGTTCCACCGCCTGGTGCAGCGCACCGTGGAGACCGCCGGCGACGGCCCGGCCTCCGTCGCCGTGCACCACCTCGCCGCACCCGAGCGCGCCGAGCGGCTGGCCGAGGAGCTGCGCGAGCAGCTGCCCAAGCTCCGCGAGCTGTACGTCAGCGAGCTCGGCGCCGCGATCGGCGCGCACGTGGGCCCCGGCGCCGTCGGCGTCGTCGTGGTGCCCGCGCCGGACGAGGGCGCGCTGCTGGAGGTCCCGGAGCCACCGGAGGAGTGA